The segment tatatatatatatatatatatgtatatatatatatatatatatatatatatatgatatatatatatattcatatatatatatatatatatatatgtatatatatatatatgtatatatatatatatatacatatatatatatacatatatatatatatatatatgtatatatatatatatatatatatatatatacatatatatatatatatatatatatacatatatatatatatatatatacatatatatacatatatatatacatatatatatatatatatatatacagatatatacatatatatatatacatatatatatatatacatatatatataaacatatatatatacatatatatatatatacatatatatatatatatatatatatatgtatatatatgtatatgtatatatatatatgtatatatattcatatatatatacatatatatatatatatatatatatatatacatatacatatatatatatacatatatatatatatatatatatatatatatatatatatatatatatatatatatatatgtatatatgtatatatatatatatatgtatatatatatgtatatatatgtatatatatatatgtatatgtatatatgtatatatatatatatatatatatatatatatatacatatatatatatatatatatatatatatatatatatatatatatatatatatatatatatatatatatatatatatatatatatatatatatatatatatatatgtatatatatatatatatatatatatatatatatatatatatatatatatatatatatatatatatatatatatatatatatatatatatatatatatatatatatatatatatatatatatatatatatatatatatatatatatatatatatatatatatatatatatatatatatatatatatatatatatatatatatatatatatatatatatatatatatataatatatatatatatatatatatatatatatatatataattatatatatatacatatatgcatatatatatacatatatagatacatatatatatatatatatatatatatatatatatatatatatatatatatatatatatatatatatatatatacatatatatatacatatatatatatatatatatacatatatatatacatatatatatatatatacatatatatatacatatatatatatatatatatatatatatacatatatatatacatatatatatacatatatatatacatatatatatacatatatatacatatatatatatatatatatatatatatatatatatatatacatatatatatacatatatatatatatatatacatatatatatatacatatatatatacatatatatatacatatatatatatatatatatatatatatatatatatatatatatatatatatatatacatatatatatatatatatatatatatacatatatatatatatatatatatatatatgtatatatatatatatatatatatgtatatatatatgtatatatatatatatgtatatatatatatatgtatatatatatatatgtatatatatatatatatatatatatatatatatatatatatatatatgtatatatatatgtatatatatatatatatatatatatccatatatgtatatatatatatacatagatatatatatagatatatataaatatatatatatatatatatatttatatatatatatatatatatatatatatatatatgtagaatatataaatatgtatatatatatatatatatatatatatatatatatatatatatatttatatatatatattgtatatatatattatatatatatatatatattatatatatatattatatatatatatattatatatatatattgtatatatatatatattacatatatatatatatatatatatatatatatatatatatatatatatatatatacataaatagttacAAATACTTAGACTCAAAGCAAAGTTTAATGTTGCAAGAGCACTTCCAAACTAAGAGACAATCTAAAGACTGGGAACTCAGCTTACCAAATGTCTTGGACAGAACTTCAAAGCTGGGAAGTCAAGATTCCCACAACGTCGGTCATATACTCGAACATATTGATCGTGCCCACTAACACAAAACTGATTTTCATTGATTGGATGAGCATGGATGCTGTAGAGAGACACACGGCTACCAGAGATATCCTTCACAAATGCCACCCTGAAAATTTAAGTTACAATAAGTACAGGAGTAGGATCTCCATCCCTAAAAAgatgaatagtaataaaaactatGAAACTATTGTGCTTAACATTGAATAgatgaatattaataaaaactaTGAAACTATCGTGCTTAACATTGAATAcatgaatattaataaaaactaTGAAACCATTGTGTTTAACATTGTTCTTTAATATGTAGAAAAAtttatggatgagaatgaaaatcttcacagtgtaagagatgtatttgattgtCTTCATCAGACATATATGTCTTTctatcaaaaataaaatcaaaacaagcaAATATGTCTCTTGTACTGTggagatatatattttcatccataccttttcctaTATATTGTGCTAAATGTCAACATACAGTGAAAATTAACCAATACCAAATCAAACCTACATAACAGTGAAAAAGTATCTTCCAGTACAAGCAATCACACAAGTACACAAACCTGCTAGGCTGTTCCTGACGAATATCAATGTTAAGTACAACAGCATCTTCTCCAGCAGATAAAACAACAtgtggggaggtaggaagggtggCAAGCTTATGTGCTGGGCCATGATGCTTGGCTAATTTTCTGGTGGCCTTGCACACGCCAGTGGAGGACAACTCAGCCAAACGAACTTGTCCATCCCTTGCACAGGATACAATGTGTGTGTCACCACTCAGTGGCAGGAACTTACTCTGGAAGGGAATGGAAATAAATACTGTGTTATATAACTTTTGCAGCAGAAAGGGAATGAATTAGAATCTAAGACCTGGTGTTGATTAATATTACAATATATTTGATAATTTGATTGGCAATGGAAAAACTTTACAAATGTCACAAGCCTATACAGCAAATCATATGATGTTGGTTTTATTTTTGCAATCTGAATCTTTAAAAATAACAACTCTGCAAAAGATATAGATTCtgtgttaattaaaaaaaaaaaaaaaaaaaaaaaaatcatataaaataaactTATAACAGTTATAATTAACACagaatttataaaaataaatatgatatgaagTTTTAATAAAATAATCTTATAATTCTTtaattcagaaaaaaacagatgaaagagGCAATCTGCAAATTCACTCTCACCTGGAACACATTATTCCTATGTCCACTGTAAAATGTGATTATGGCTTTCTCTCGAGCCCAATCCCAAATGGCAATCTGGAAATCATCAGAGCCACTAGCAAGCCTGGTGCCACTCGCATTGAAGCTTAGGGCATTAACGCACCCCCTGTGGAACTCCATCTTGTACATGAGTTCAAGGCGCTTAGGTACATGGAGCGAGTCATAGTAGTGGTGACTAAATAACACTGAGGATTGGTACCTTGCTCGACTACCTAACTGCCTGGAAAAATTTAGAAGGAATGGATTTAGAatattttgtatttatgaatCGTTCTTTGCAATAATCCTATGTATAACTATCATAGGCACAATCTCATGCAATGTGAAAATTAGATATACCAACCTCTGTACAACTTGATCTACAAAATTCCAATGGTGTTTTGGTTTAGGCCGTTCCTTAATTCTCGTCATTTCTTTGGCAATAGCTTCTTCTGTGTCCTTCCACTGTGTTTCATTCTCTATGCCATCCTGGAGGCCCCTGCGACGCCCACCATCATCCGAGTCAGAATCTGTATCTGACAGAAGTCCACCAAATATTCTTTGGCTGCTGAAACGTCGCTCAATGCGACGTTCCATTGGTGGAGAGTCAtctttaaaacaaaacaaattacgtTACAGTATGCAATGAGCAATAAAGTCACAATTCTCAACTGTAAAGAATACTGGAATTAATAAAAAATCTTTTAACTCAACTGCAACTGGTAATAATTTAGTAAATTTGGATAAGGACAGGCATACATTATGCAAGACCTCATCTAAGAAATCGGCACATTGACTTGTTATGTGTGAAGCCTTATATCATGTGTGATTAATCACTAAAATTATATCACTAATTGCAAATGGATTAAAAGTCTTTTCTGGTATTcttgacacacacaaaaaaaattaattagtGTTAAGACTAATAACATTCTTGATGTATAAGCAcccataaacatcattattgctgCCTGACCTAAACTTTACCTGTGTTATCATCCTCAGTGTTTCCACTTGCAGCACTTCCAGTCTCCATTGCTGATGGACTAGTAGGCTCCATGTGATCTGTCTCAGTGTCACGACTTGTATCTGCGCTTGTGTCCTCCATTTCTGATGCTGAAGTTATAGTCACATTGTTTCTCCGTGTCAAAGCTGTGTCAGactttttatcttcattgttgCTTGCACGCAAggtactgtcatcatcatcatcatccccactaTCATTTGAACTTGACTCAAGCAATCTTGGTCTGTAGTTTCTCAGGCGACAAGTCTTCCCAGTCTTGACAATTGAGATGCCTGAAGactctccacttttcttttccccctctgaCTTTAATTTCTTGTTGCCTTCATCATCTGAATTTTCTAATCTTTCACTGGATATCCCAGAGTCATCTTTTTTGACATTCCGatctctcttgttgctgttgttgagcAAAGAGGAGTCACTGTCTTTTGGGGTACTCGTCTCCACCTCAAGCTCATGGGAGGAATCAGATGCCTCTGCCATCTGGAGAGGTTTGTATTACACctggaatgagagggagatgacCAAGAAGTTAGTGACATTAGTAACACTGTGCAATACGGCTAGTCATGACCAAGCCATGGTTTCAGGCAGCCCCGTATGTCAAGGactattttcttgctttttatcTACAGCAAGGTCAATAGGAAAAGGAATTGATGCAGTTAATTAGGAAAATCAATAGAAGCAAAGGGTAATTTACTTAAACTTATCAATTCAGAACAGTAACAATGGGAAAGTAATGGGTCCTCTGTTCAAAAATCAATTCACACTTCAAAACTTAATGTATCATACCCAATTTCAAAGTTGTGGTATCATGCAAATATGAGGGCATGTTCGTGATTATCTATATGTCAGAAAGATAATTCAGGTTAGTATTCACTACACATATACTGAATGAAAAGTTCACTGAGTGACTGATATTATTACCTTCATGTCTTCTTCATGCAAAACTAAATAGCTATGGACAGGTGATACTCTGAACTGTCCTATGTTTTCAAAAATCTTAAAAACTGATATTGAAATACAGTACTATATTTAGGGTTATGGAGCAAGGGGTAAAACTGCTCCATTCAAGGATGGTGGCAAGAACTGTACTTATCTAGCCCTTGTCCAACAAAAGCCTGTCACCTGCATTTGGCATTCTTATTTAGAATAAGGCAACTGCAGTATACTGAAAAATGGacagacgaaaaaataaataagaaaaaagcatGTAGacaggataaaaaataaatatcattcaATTACAACAAATTAAATTGTGACTGAAATCCATATGGACTTGTAATAGGATAACATTGATCAATTTCTAAAACAAGAGCACTTTTCCAATATTCTGGAAAAGAGGGTATGGGAAATAACTGGCACAATCATAATGCTATCAAATAACCCTTAACCATAGCAACATTTAGGCTGATTTGTATAGGCTGgctgattttccttttatttccctgtATCTCTCTTCCACTGTCCTTCTGCAttctctccaccttttcttttaattgtttctcattttcatttgtcCCAAGAACAAGCCTAGACTACTGCAAATCTCACTATATATTGGATAAAACATATCCAACATATGCAGCAACTGTATTCATATTACAAATACTTTTGTTGATTCTAAAGATACTGTATAATGAATGAAAGTGACATAGGAAGAGTGccagtaagaggaagaggaagaggaagaggaagcagaggagggagagtgagagggaaaggtaagggaaaagggaaaagggaaaagagaaaaggaaaaagagaaaagggaaaaaggaaagcaggaaaagagaaaaaggacaaatggaaaggaaaagagagaaagagagagagagagagagagagagagagagagaaagagagagagagagagagagagagagagagagagagagagagagagagagagagagaaagaaagagaaagagagaaagagagaaagagagagaaagagagagaaagagagagaaagagagagaaagagagagaaagagagagaaagagagagaaagagagagagaaaaagagagagaaagagagagagaaagagagagagaaagagagagagatagagaaagagaaatagagaaagagatagagaaagagatagagaaagagagagagagagagagagagagagagagagagagagagagagagagagaaaatagagatacagaaagagagagaaaaagagagagagagagagagagagagagagagagagagagagagagagagagagagagagagagggagagagagagagagagagagagagagagagagagagagagagagagagagagagaaagagagagatagagagagagagaggagatagaaagagatagtgagagagagagagagagaagagatagaaagagagagaagagatacagagagagagagaagagaagagagagagagagagagagagagagagagagagagagagagagagagagagagagagagagagagagagagaatgagagagagagagagagagagagagacagacaaagagagagagagagagagagagagagagagagagagagagagagagagagagagagagagagagacagagagagagagagagacagagacagagacagacagagacagagacagagacagagagagagagagacagagacagagacagagacagagagagacagagacagagacagagagagacagagacagagacagagagagacagagagagacagagacagagacagagagagacagagagagacagagagagacagagagagagagagagagagagacagagagagagagagacagagagagacagagagagagagacagagagagagagagagagagagagacagagagagagagagacagagagagacagagacagagagagagacagagagagacagagagagagacagagacagagacagagagagagacagagacagagacagagacagagagagagagacagagacagagagagagacagagacagagacagagagagagagacagagacagagagagagagacagagagagagagagagacacagagagagagagagagacagagacagagacagagagagagacagagagagagacagagacagagacacagagagagagtaagagggagagggagagagacagagagagagacagagagagagagacagagagagagagacagagagagaaggagagagagagagagagagagagagagagagagagagagagagagagagagagagagagagagagagaaagagagagagagacagagagagagagagagagagaaagacatagaaagagacagaaagacagagagacagagaaagagacagagacagagagacagagacagagagacagaaacagagagacagagacagagacagggagagagagagagagagagagagagagagagagagagagagagagagagagagagagagagagagagagagagagagagagacagagacagagacagagacagagagagacagagacagagacagagagagacagagacagagacagagagagacagagacagagagagacagagacagagagagagagacagagacagagagagatatagagagagagagagagacagagagacagagagacagagagacagagacagagacacagacagagacagagagagagagagagagagagagagagagagagagagagagagggagagagagagagagagagagagagagagagagagagatagagagagagagagagacagacacagagagacagagagacagagagagagagagacagagagagacagagaaagagacagacagacagagacagagagacagagatcaagagagagagagagagagagagagagagagagagagagagagagagagagagagagagagagagagagagagagagagagagagacagaaagagagacagagagagagacagagacagagacagagacagagacagagacagagagagacagagacagagacagacagacagacagacagatagagacagagagagagagacagagagagacagacagagagagagagccagacagagagagagacagagacagagacagagacagagagagagagagagagagagagagagagagagagagagagagagagagagagagagagagagagagagagagagagagagagagagagagagagacagagacagagacagagacagagacagagacagagacagagacagagacagagacagagacagagacagagacagaggcagaggcagaggcagaggcagaggcagagacagagagagagacagaaagacagagacagaaagacagagagacagaaagacagagagagagggagagggagggagagggagggagagggagggagagggagagagggtgggagggagggggagagggagagggagagggagagggagagggaaggagggagagggagagagagacagagagggagagggagagagggagagggagagggagagggagagggagagggagagggagagggagagagggagagagggagagagggagagagggagagagggagagagggagagagacagatggtcCGGTGTTTCTTAGCACTACCAGCCGCATAACCAATGCTTTTGCGCTTAACACCCAACGTGTTAGAATGCTTAAAGGCAAAAACTTTGCAAAACACACAAAATCCCAAAGTATTCTGGAGAGCGCAGAACACACATAAGAATAAGACCGTGTGGGTACAGTGAGAGAGCTATTGTTTACAACGCGCGCAACTCTCACTCGGTCCTGGCAACTTTGTTTGTATATACCGAAGTTCGTAACTTGGGAGATCGCATGTAGGGGAccacttgtataaatatatatttgtttatatatatatatatatatatatatatatatatatatatatatatatatatatatatatatatatatatatatatatatagaaatatagaaatgtataaatatatatatacatatttatacattaatatatttccataaatacatacacatatatatgtatacattatatatatacataaatatatatagaaatatatgtatatatatatatatatatatatatatatatatatatataatatatatatataatatatatataatatatacatatataatatagatatatacatatatatatatatatatatatatatatatatataatatatatatatatatataatatatatataatatatacatatataatatagatatatatgtatatatatatatatatatatatatatatatatatatatatatatatatgtatatatatacatacatgtatatataatatatacatatatatatatatatatatatatatatatatatatatatatatatatatatatatacataaataaatacatacatgtatgtatatatatatatatatatatatatatatatatatatatatatatatatttatttatttatttatgtatatatatatatatacataaataaataaataaataaataaataaataaatatatatatatatatatatatatatatatatatatatatatatatatatatatatatatatatatatatatatatatatatatatatatatttatttatttatttatttatttatgtatatatatatacataaataaataaataaataaataaataaatatatatatatacatatatatatatatgtatatatatatatttatatatatatatatacataatatatattcataatatatatacatatatacataatatatatacatatatacataatatatatacatatatacataatacatatacatatatacatatatatatatatatatataaatatatatatatatacatatacatatatacatatatatataaatatatatatatataaatatatatatataatatatataaatatatatatatatataatatatatataaatatatatacataaatatatatatatatatatatatataatttatgtatatatatacataaatatatatatatataaatatatatatatatatatacatatatatatacatacatacattatataaatatatatatatatatatacataatatatatacatatatacataatatatatacatatatacataatacatatacatatatacatatatatatataaatatatatatatatatataaatatatatatatataat is part of the Penaeus vannamei isolate JL-2024 chromosome 19, ASM4276789v1, whole genome shotgun sequence genome and harbors:
- the LOC113823860 gene encoding DDB1- and CUL4-associated factor 8, which encodes MAEASDSSHELEVETSTPKDSDSSLLNNSNKRDRNVKKDDSGISSERLENSDDEGNKKLKSEGEKKSGESSGISIVKTGKTCRLRNYRPRLLESSSNDSGDDDDDDSTLRASNNEDKKSDTALTRRNNVTITSASEMEDTSADTSRDTETDHMEPTSPSAMETGSAASGNTEDDNTDDSPPMERRIERRFSSQRIFGGLLSDTDSDSDDGGRRRGLQDGIENETQWKDTEEAIAKEMTRIKERPKPKHHWNFVDQVVQRQLGSRARYQSSVLFSHHYYDSLHVPKRLELMYKMEFHRGCVNALSFNASGTRLASGSDDFQIAIWDWAREKAIITFYSGHRNNVFQSKFLPLSGDTHIVSCARDGQVRLAELSSTGVCKATRKLAKHHGPAHKLATLPTSPHVVLSAGEDAVVLNIDIRQEQPSRVAFVKDISGSRVSLYSIHAHPINENQFCVSGHDQYVRVYDRRCGNLDFPALKFCPRHLYEAVPTPTVTCAVYSGNGDSILASYNDDDIYLFDTSRSEAADAVHRYSGHRNSATVKGVNFFGPGSQYVVSGSDCGNIFFWHRETEAIVQCMPGDENGVVNVLEPHPHIPVLATSGLDDDVKIWVPTCEEDPDLPNLDQTLKSNLSKRHKERNEEFTGLDSQMLMVLWHHIRRTDRRRRRMATAGNSSSGNVGAEGGNGTGGSSSEDSNDSEDDDSEGHRGIQCATH